The following proteins are encoded in a genomic region of Clostridium kluyveri:
- the lonC gene encoding Lon family ATP-dependent protease, which yields MNNSIPIDIQVKVLYDLLKKVMDEATINDKVEKYNLQDYINSEDVFKRIYALNKIVSDGKGLSIIPNQSNIYNALEDTNNWLAETLAERYVRTKIEREVEKNVTERQDKYMDEVRLSIIKKQRGPENAKTLKKYAKLEVLDSKSLSKNIQRLLRPETFDEIIGQRRAVESILSKIASPYPQHIILYGPPGVGKTTAARIALEEAKKLKFTPFNKDAKFVEVDGTTLRWDPREITNPLLGSVHDPIYQGTRRDLAEGGIPEPKLGLVTEAHGGVLFIDEIGELDEMLQNKLLKVLEDKRVEFSSSYYDPDDESIPKYIKYLFDKGAPADFLLIGATTREPGEINPALRSRCTEVYFEPLSIKDIQSIVENAALKLNIEMESGVSELISKYTIEGRKAINILSDVYGYVLYNSGVKDLNNKIKITVEDLKKIISIGRFKSFEEVSLKSEYEVGHIYGLGVSGYIGSTIEIESVAFKAKEKGRGVVRFNDTAGSMAKDSVFNAASVIRKITDKDISDYDIHVNIIGGGRIDGPSAGAAITVCIISSLLNKPLKQDIAITGEISLRGNIKPVGGIFEKTYGAKRNGIKTMVIPIENLKEVPTDIKDIKVEPVSNIEELMKIVF from the coding sequence ATGAATAATTCCATACCAATAGATATTCAAGTTAAAGTATTATATGATTTATTAAAGAAAGTTATGGATGAAGCCACTATAAATGACAAGGTGGAAAAGTATAATCTTCAAGATTACATAAACAGTGAGGATGTATTCAAAAGAATATATGCTTTAAATAAAATAGTAAGTGATGGAAAAGGATTAAGTATTATACCAAATCAGTCTAACATATATAATGCTTTAGAGGATACCAATAATTGGCTTGCGGAGACTTTAGCAGAGAGGTATGTAAGAACTAAAATTGAAAGAGAAGTAGAAAAGAATGTTACAGAACGTCAGGACAAGTACATGGACGAGGTAAGATTAAGTATTATAAAGAAGCAAAGAGGACCAGAAAATGCTAAAACTTTAAAAAAGTATGCAAAACTTGAAGTATTAGATTCTAAAAGTCTTAGTAAAAATATACAAAGACTTTTAAGACCAGAAACTTTTGATGAAATTATAGGTCAAAGGAGAGCTGTGGAATCTATACTTTCTAAAATAGCATCACCCTATCCACAGCATATAATTTTATATGGACCTCCTGGTGTAGGTAAAACTACTGCTGCCAGAATTGCTCTTGAAGAGGCAAAAAAATTAAAATTTACTCCTTTTAATAAAGATGCTAAATTTGTAGAAGTTGATGGTACTACCTTAAGATGGGATCCTAGAGAAATTACAAATCCTCTCTTAGGTTCTGTACATGATCCTATATATCAAGGTACAAGAAGGGATCTGGCAGAAGGGGGTATACCAGAACCAAAGCTTGGACTTGTTACAGAAGCACATGGAGGGGTACTTTTTATAGATGAAATCGGTGAGCTAGATGAAATGCTTCAAAATAAATTATTAAAAGTATTAGAGGATAAGAGAGTTGAATTTTCATCTTCATATTATGATCCTGATGATGAAAGTATTCCAAAGTATATAAAATATTTATTTGATAAGGGAGCTCCGGCAGATTTTTTACTAATAGGGGCTACTACTAGGGAGCCAGGAGAAATAAATCCAGCTCTTAGGTCAAGATGTACAGAAGTTTATTTTGAGCCTCTTTCTATAAAAGATATACAGAGTATAGTTGAAAATGCAGCACTAAAGTTGAATATAGAAATGGAAAGTGGAGTATCTGAACTTATAAGTAAGTATACTATTGAGGGAAGAAAGGCTATTAATATATTATCAGATGTGTATGGATATGTACTTTATAATAGCGGCGTTAAAGATTTAAATAACAAAATTAAGATTACAGTAGAAGATTTAAAAAAGATTATATCTATAGGTAGGTTTAAATCTTTTGAAGAGGTGTCTTTAAAATCAGAATATGAAGTAGGCCATATTTATGGATTGGGAGTAAGTGGATACATAGGTTCTACTATAGAAATAGAATCAGTGGCATTTAAAGCCAAGGAAAAAGGAAGAGGAGTTGTAAGATTTAATGATACAGCAGGAAGTATGGCAAAGGATTCAGTATTTAACGCTGCTTCAGTAATAAGAAAAATAACGGATAAGGATATAAGTGATTATGATATTCATGTAAATATAATAGGAGGAGGAAGAATTGATGGACCTTCTGCAGGAGCTGCTATTACAGTTTGCATAATAAGTTCTCTTTTAAATAAGCCTTTAAAGCAGGATATTGCTATTACAGGAGAAATATCTTTAAGAGGTAATATAAAGCCTGTAGGCGGAATCTTCGAGAAAACCTATGGTGCTAAAAGGAATGGAATAAAAACAATGGTTATACCTATAGAAAACCTGAAAGAGGTACCTACGGATATTAAGGATATAAAAGTTGAACCAGTATCTAATATTGAAGAATTGATGAAAATAGTATTTTAG
- the rplI gene encoding 50S ribosomal protein L9, whose product MKVILLKDVKTLGKKGEVINASDGYARNYLIPKGFAEEANKTNLHIWNNKKEAERKQKLAEIEAAQKLAAELKGKEINLTVKSGENGRIFGSITGKDISDELNKKFKINIDKKKIVINNIRQLGTYDVEVKLYPEISTKIKVIIAEK is encoded by the coding sequence ATGAAAGTTATATTATTAAAAGACGTAAAAACTCTAGGGAAAAAAGGTGAAGTTATAAATGCTTCAGATGGATATGCCAGAAATTATTTAATACCAAAAGGATTTGCAGAAGAGGCAAATAAAACTAATCTTCATATATGGAACAATAAAAAGGAAGCTGAAAGAAAACAGAAGCTTGCAGAAATTGAAGCAGCACAAAAGCTTGCAGCAGAATTAAAGGGAAAGGAAATAAATTTAACTGTTAAATCAGGAGAAAATGGAAGAATATTCGGTTCTATAACCGGAAAGGATATTTCAGATGAACTAAATAAAAAATTTAAAATAAATATAGATAAGAAAAAGATAGTAATTAATAATATAAGACAGCTTGGTACTTATGATGTGGAAGTTAAATTATATCCTGAAATATCTACAAAAATAAAAGTAATTATTGCAGAAAAATAA
- a CDS encoding replicative DNA helicase yields the protein MDAPLGSIPHNLEAEQSVIGSMLVDKSSIVESMEILKVDDFYRESHKVIFEAILDLYKRDIAVDIITLTESLKSKSKLEAAGGITYISELSGSIVSTVNLQSYIKIIKDKSTLRKLIKASTKIIEESYNNQNNVEKTIDMAEKSIFDLSNNRKVSDFEPMNVVLERGFLEIERLFNNKGQTTGVASGFRELDAKTSGFQKGDMVLVAARPSMGKTTFALNIAEYAALREGKRVAVFSLEMSKEQLAYKLLCSEAHIDMLKLRTGNLEDKDWENIARASGPLAEAKIFIDDTAGISIMEMRSKCRRLKIEHGIDIIIIDYLQLMSGGRNSESRQQEVSEISRFIKSLAKEMQCPVIALSQLSRAPEARSDHRPMLSDLRESGSIEQDADIVMFLYRDEYYNKETEEKNVAECIIAKQRNGPTGTIKLAWMGQFSKFGNLDVIHQE from the coding sequence ATGGATGCACCTTTAGGAAGTATACCTCATAATTTGGAAGCTGAGCAAAGTGTAATTGGTTCAATGCTTGTTGATAAGTCTTCCATAGTTGAATCTATGGAAATCTTAAAAGTTGATGATTTTTATAGAGAATCACATAAGGTTATATTTGAAGCTATTCTAGATTTATATAAGAGGGATATAGCTGTAGATATAATAACATTGACTGAAAGTTTGAAATCTAAATCTAAATTGGAAGCTGCAGGGGGAATAACATATATAAGTGAGTTAAGTGGCTCTATAGTATCAACTGTTAATTTACAATCTTATATAAAGATTATAAAAGATAAATCTACCCTTAGAAAACTTATTAAAGCTTCTACAAAGATAATAGAGGAAAGTTATAATAATCAAAATAATGTAGAGAAAACTATTGATATGGCCGAAAAATCTATATTTGATTTGTCCAATAATAGAAAGGTATCTGATTTTGAGCCTATGAATGTTGTACTTGAAAGAGGATTTTTAGAGATAGAAAGATTGTTCAACAATAAAGGGCAGACTACAGGGGTAGCTTCTGGGTTTAGGGAATTAGATGCTAAAACCTCAGGATTTCAAAAGGGTGATATGGTTTTGGTAGCTGCCAGGCCCTCTATGGGTAAAACGACCTTTGCATTGAATATAGCAGAATATGCAGCTTTAAGAGAGGGTAAGAGAGTGGCTGTATTTTCTCTTGAAATGTCAAAGGAGCAATTAGCATATAAATTATTATGTTCTGAAGCACATATAGATATGCTAAAACTTAGAACGGGAAATTTAGAGGATAAGGATTGGGAAAACATTGCCCGAGCTTCAGGACCTTTGGCTGAAGCAAAAATATTTATAGATGATACTGCAGGAATATCCATTATGGAAATGAGATCCAAATGTAGAAGATTAAAAATAGAGCATGGTATAGATATTATAATTATAGATTATCTGCAGCTTATGAGTGGTGGAAGAAATTCGGAAAGTAGACAACAGGAGGTATCAGAAATATCTAGATTTATAAAATCACTTGCAAAAGAGATGCAGTGTCCTGTTATAGCGCTTTCACAATTATCCCGTGCTCCAGAGGCTAGATCGGATCACAGACCTATGCTTTCAGATTTAAGAGAATCAGGTTCTATAGAGCAGGATGCAGATATAGTTATGTTTTTATATAGAGATGAATATTATAATAAAGAAACAGAAGAAAAAAATGTGGCAGAATGCATTATTGCAAAACAAAGAAATGGTCCTACTGGTACCATAAAATTAGCTTGGATGGGGCAATTCAGTAAATTTGGAAATCTGGATGTAATACATCAGGAATAA